A stretch of the Macaca mulatta isolate MMU2019108-1 chromosome 14, T2T-MMU8v2.0, whole genome shotgun sequence genome encodes the following:
- the LAMTOR1 gene encoding ragulator complex protein LAMTOR1: MGCCYSSENEDSDQDREERKLLLDPSSPPTKALNGAEPNYHSLPSARTDEQALLSSILAKTASNIIDVSAADSQGMEQHEYMDRARQYSTRLAVLSSSLTHWKKLPPLPSLTSQPHQVLASEPIPFSDLQQVSRIAAYAYSALSQIRVDAKEELVVQFGIP; encoded by the exons GACCGAGAGGAACGGAAGCTGCTGCTGGACCCTAGCAGCCCCCCTACCAAAGCTCTCAATGGAGCCGAGCCCAACTACCACAGCCTGCCTTCCGCTCGCACTGATGAGCAGGCCCTACTCTCTTCCATCCTTGCCAAGACAGCCAG CAACATCATTGATGTATCTGCTGCAGACTCACAGGGCATGGAGCAGCATGAGTACATGGACCGTGCCAGGCAGTACAG CACCCGCTTGGCTGTGCTGAGCAGCAGCCTGACCCATTGGAAGAAGCTGCCACCGCTGCCGTCTCTTACAAGCCAGCCCCACCAAGTGCTGGCCAGTGAGCCCATCCCGTTCTCTGATTTGCAGCAG GTCTCCAGGATAGCTGCATATGCCTACAGTGCACTTTCTCAGATCCGTGTGGACGCAAAAGAGGAGCTGGTTGTACAGTTTGGGATCCCGTGA